In the genome of Dromiciops gliroides isolate mDroGli1 chromosome 1, mDroGli1.pri, whole genome shotgun sequence, the window GAATTTGTTTAAAATTCCCAGATAATTGGGAAGATTTCCTAAGATTCTCTTCCATGGGTGTGAGATTTCTTTCCCCTCGGAAGCCCTAGTGaaatccctcctcctcccactgagGGGGAACTCACCAGCCGGTCCCCTGGGGCTCCCCTCCTTCAGTCCCTTCAGGCGGTGTTGTCTGGTGAAGGGAGTGACAGGGCCTGGGCTCTCTCCGAGGGCCCGCAGGTGCTGCAGCAGCTCCTGGTTGGAGAGGGTGGAAGGGTCTCGTGGTAGGAAGGATGTGAATGGATGACAGCTATGTTGTCCATCCATAACTGGGTCCTCAGAATGCAATAGATGCTGGCCAAGGAAGCTGGGCCCAGCCTTGGGATCAGCACGTACAGGTTCTATGGGCTCTGGCCCAGAAGGCTCCACAGGGAGCAGTTGGGGGTGCAGGATTGGGCACGCCCTCGGTGGCCCTGGAAGCTTCCTGATGAGGCCTTGGGGGACATGGTCCTCTTCATCTTCACCATCCTCTGTCAGCCACATGCTAGCCCCATCTTCACTGCTCTGGGAAGTCTTGTCATCAGTCAGGAAGTCATTAGATGGGATGTCTTCTGTGAACTCAGCCAAGTTGCCGGTTGCTCTACCCTCTTCTAAACTGTCCAGGGCTAGGTGGTTTCCTTCCCCGGGACTCTCATTGTTCTTGGATCCTGGGCCACACCTTCCAGGCAGCACCTTCAAGGGTGGGCCCTGCTCCACACTCTTGTCATTATGGAAGGCCAAACCTTGGAGTTTGCATGGTGTCCTGGTGGTAACAAAATCTTGGGGCTCTGGGGGGGAATTCAGCACCAGTCCCCTCAGCTGACCATTCAGATGGATCACAGGGTCTATGCCCGACTCATCTAGAGTGGGCTGGGAGTGCCCAGCATTCTGTACCATGGCCCTAAGCTCAGCCCTCAGGGCTGCATAAGCCAGATGCTTCCTGGGGGGCCCCGATGTCTGGGGAACCCTGCTATCTGGGGAACACCTGCCCAAGGGCACTCTTTGGCTGGGGCTGGTCCCTGTGGTGCTGCCTGGCTGGGACCCACTCCCGCTATTCCAGGGCTGAGATGGTACAGCCCCAGTGGCATCTGGGATTATGGGGCTGGAGGGGACAGCACTGGGTGTTTGGGCATCAGGGCCAAAGGCTTCCACTGCAGTGAGGAAGGAGTCACCAGAGGAAGTCTCTGTATCAGCAGGGAGAGAGCTGAGGACTGTCTCATCTTGATCTTCACAGGAATAGTCTGAGCCTGGGTGAAAGAGGCAGCTGTGGTCTGGGGAGATATCTTCCAGTCCCAAGTGGGGCACAGAGCCCAACCTAGGAGTTGGGGAAGGTGAGGAAGTGGGTTGGGGAAAGAGGGGCACAGGAAAGCTGAAGTCAGGTCCAGAGAGTTTATCCAGTCCAAGTCCTTTCCCCTGTGAGAGCTGAGGATGAGCTGGGAGAGTCTGGCTTGGGAGGGCATGCCTGGTCTCCGAAGCTTCACCCTCCAGCTCGCTCCCATCCAGAAGGGCTCTGACTCTGCTGCCCAGGGGCCTCGGGCTAAATGTCATATCTGAAAGTCCCCAGATGCTGGTGTCAAGGTCCTCTCCATTCAGGGCGGAGAAGCCATTGACTTGATCCTCTCCTCTGCAGAGGGTCTGGTAGGGGAGCACCTCCTCCTCAGGGCCAGCATGCTCCCTCAGGATCTCAACACACTCCTCCTTCCCCTGCTCCAGGGCGAGGTCCAGCGCCTGTTTCCCATCCTAGGAGCAAAGCCTTGAGAAGACtagttctccccaccccaccccaccctcccggACCTTGTGCTACAATCCCATTCCAGAGGACCCTGCCTTTCCCCACCCACCAAGCTCCACCCGACCCCTCCAAACCCCTGGGCACCTGGTCCTGAAGCTTGGGGTCACCCCCCTCCCTCAGGAGGAGTTTCAGGCACTTGTAACAGCCCCAGGATGCAGCTACATGCACAGGGGTCAGAGCATCTTCAGACCTAGAGACAGGGGGGCAAGCAGAGCCTGGGATCACAAACTGCGTCTTTAGACCAGGGGCTTCCGGATAGTAGGGGCCACGCCCCCTTCAGATTGGTGCGGGAGTGGGGCGCCCTCAGACCAGTTACTCGGAGGATGCACGTCTGTTCCCTTCTCCCCGGCCCGCTATAGAGAGTGGCGCTGCTGGGAGTTGGTCGGGGCAGGAAAGGGAAGTTGGAGCAGGGATTTCCTGGTCCTCACTGAGGGGGGTGGTCCCCGGGCCACGCCGGGGAGGCCCAGCAGTGTCCCCGGACGTCAGGGAGGGTGCCTGGGGAGCGCTGGGCGCTGGGTCCTGGATCAGTACCGGGCATTGGGGTCCGCTCCGTGCCGCAGCAGCACAGCCAGGCACTGTAGGCCGCTGTCCCGCTCGTTCCCCGCCGCCAGGTGGACCGCGGCCACGCCGTCCGGCAGCACCAGGTTGGGGTCAGCTCCGAGCTTCAGCAGCGATTCCACCTCCCTGGAGGGAGCAGAGAAGCCTTGGACCGGAGCCCGGGGCCCGGCCGGAGCTGGCCGACCCCGGATCGCGCTCCGGACCCCGCCCCCCGGCGCCCCTGGCCGAGTCCCGGGCCCCAGGGGGATCAGAGCCCCGAGTTCCTGGGTCGAGCCTGGGGCAGGGAGCTTCAGCGTCCCTGGCCGAAGCCCTTCCCTCCTTTGGGAGGAAGACCCCCGGCCCCGGCAGCGCAGGAAGGGCCGGCCTCTCACCCCGCCTGCCCGTCGAGCAGCGCCTCGCGGAGCCTCCGCGCCAGAGCCAGGGCGGCCGCGCTCGTCCCTGGCCCTGGCAGGGCCGAACCCGGGCCATCTGCGCTCTCTTCGGTCCAGTCCGCTGTCCACGGTCCCATCGCGGCCATTCGAACTTCCCTCGCTGCTCTGTGCGCCTGCGCGGCCCGAGCCGCCCGGCTATTGGTGGCCTATGGCAAGGGGCGGCGCTAGATGTGCAGCCGCATCTGGGCTCCTGCAGCTGCTGAGCTCTCCCATCAGACGGTTACTTAGCCCAGACCCCAAAACAATTGAGATAAGCAGCTGGATGGCGCCTGGGCCCGGGAGATAAAGCGTGGGGCGGGGTGGGTGGCAGCCGCGCCAGGGGCTGCGCAACGGGCAGCAGTGGACAGCTCTCCAGTCCTGGGGCGTCAACCCGGAGTATGTCCACAGCTAGGAGATCCCCATTTACTGCACAAATGACGACATGGACGGGACAGGGATTACCCAAGGTTACATGAGAAGGCATGAGTGAAGCCGGGACTACCAGGCTGTTTGGGAAGGGCGTGGGGCAGCAGCTTGGGGCAGAGGCATGCCTAGGCCCTGGGCTCCCCGACTCCCCTTGCAGCAGTGGGGCAGCAGTCCAGCTACTAGCTAGCTTTGCTTAAGGATTTCCCTTGGGTCTGCAATTTCTCTCCCAAGGTTAAATATCAGGTCCGTGGCTGAAGTCAGCCTGAAGTGAAACACAGAGGCCATATTTGTCTCCAGCACTGATGACACAGCTAAGGGGGGGTGGAATGGGGTAGATACTTCCTCAGGACTTGGCCAGGGTCCATAACGAATGGTCCATAACCAGAGGGGACTTACTGCCGATTGGGTACTTGGTACCAGGGGGCTGTTTCAAACCAAATCAATGTAAAGATgaacttcctaataattggagCTGTTGGTGATGAAATAAGGCTGCCAATGAATTCCTCATCACAGGAGGTCTCCAAGAAGCCAGTGGACTGTCAGGAACACCATGAATTCTCAGGCTGAGATTTTAGTTACGACCCCCtctttctgattctgattctCTGAAAATGTCACTAAAGGGTTTAAGCTAAAGTATTTTCAGTTATCATTGACTTATAGAATCTTTGATGTGAAAGGGAGCCCCAATGTCTCCAGTCCTCCAGAATAGGAATCCCTTCTATCCCAGCTACGTCATTGGGCTACCATTTGAATACTCTAGTGAAAAATTCACGATGTCCCCAGGTAACTCACTTTTAAACACttccatttaggggcagctaggtggcgcagtggatagagcactggccctggagtcaggagtacctgagttcaaatctggcctcaaacacttaacacttactagctgtgtggccctgggcaagtcacttaaccccaagtgcctcactaaaaaaaaaaaaaaatttccatttgccAGGATGTCCCTTATATTGCAGTAAAAGCTATATTCTGTTGCTAATTCTGCCTTCTAAGGCCAGAGCTCTCAAGATACTTAAAGACAACACCAATTCCTCTCAAGTCATCATTTCTCCATACCCAATACACCCTGTAATTCCCCACCATCTTGGAGCTAATTGTCTTTTCGGGGAACAAGGACCAATTCTGTTCCCTGTTTCCAGTAAAGGATAAGGATTCTCAATCCCACTGATTCATTAAATGATGGAGTTccagggagaatttttttttgcagggcaatgacttgcccagggtcacacagctagtaagtgtcaagtgtctgagaccggatttgaattcatgtcctcctgaatccagggctagtgctctatccactgagccacctagctgccccccatggagAAAATTTGATAGGGAAATGTTCCCACAACACTATAAGCCCAAGTCCTTAACAGATAGTCTACTTGGGCCTCAGCTTTAGGCCACAGATATGGAACTAGAAGGGAGGCCAAGACCacagagatggaacttgaacccagctcctctcaCTCCAGAACCAGTGAGTGGTCTTTCCATTGCTCCGTGCTGTGAGCCCAAGGCAGTCAACTGGTCTCATGACCAGGCCTGAAGTAGcaagggctggggtgggggaagaaatgcAGTTTCCTGCTAATATCCCCAgcacccctttcctctccccacccgAGCCTCAATCTCAGAGGTAGAGAACACCACAGATAGTCTTTAGTTCCCGTTCTATCTGATGGCTAGTACTTTTGGCAAGGCTTGGTGCACCGGCACGCTGCCAAATCTACCTCCTGAAATTCTGCCCATTGCTGCCCTCTAGGGCCAAAGCAAGTCTGGTCCCTCCTTCCACTTCACAGCCCTTCACACCCATGAAAAGAGACATCACGTCCCTTCTAAGTCTGTTCTTCTCCAGGCTACATATCCTTTGTTCCTTCAAACCATCCTCACGGCACGGATTCCAATCTTaccatccctcctccccccccccatcctggaTAGTTTCCCTCTTCAAATCAGGCTCATTCAACACCATTTCTCCTAAAATGTGGCCCACTTGAACACATACCCCTTGAGTAGGGACTGTGGGTTTTGTGTTTGACACAAAGTAAAGTttcacccagaactgaacaatgTACTTGAAATGTGATCTGGCCAGGGTAAAGGGCAGCAATATCGCCCTCATTCTGGTCATGATGCCAGGATCCAGCGGAGGGACAAAAGACAACCACCTACCCAGATGCAGAACATGATACTGATAGTTTAATACATAGTCAAGATTGGGCATCATGGGGCCCACAAGCTGCATTTAGCTTTGTGGTGGGACAGGCCCATGTACCCACATCAGTCATTGATTGAGTCTCACCCAAGAGCCACCATCTCCAATGGGGCCACAGCCACTGTTCTTAAGGACCCTTTCCCAGGGCCTATGGAAGAAGGGGTCATcccagggaaaggaggggaaggaagagccTGGAGGCTTGAGGCAGGCCTTAAACGGTGGCTTCCATTTCAGCAGGCTCTTCTTCCTCCAGGAGGCTGTAGGAGGCATGTGTCTGGAAAGGTCTCTGCAAAGGGTGGGCCAGCAGTTTGGCCATGCAGTTGTGCAGCTCCACAGCTGGCCCTGACAGTGAAACCTCATACTTGTAGCTGGTGCCTTTGGAATCCAAGCCTCCAAAGAGGGCGTATGTGTCCTGGGTGAGGGCGAGAAGGGGCCAAAGACCATCAGATATGGGCACACACGCATCCACAGGCACACAAAAAGGTGAGGTCCTATGCATAGGCATTCAAAAGAGAAATCCCCTGGCTCAGGGAAGGGCAAAGAACCCCTAGCTCTGGTCTTCCCCACATTCCAAAATGGCCACCTCTCCATAGGGCAGGAACACGTGGAAAGGACTCTCCAAACTCAGTAAACACCCTCAAACAGCCATATTCTtgtggaggttgggggggggcagggcggggAAGACTAGGGGCAGGAGGCTGTTTGCTGCCTTCGACAAATTCAGACAACAGCTGGCCTGTCctttgggaagggggtgggggccaaacctgtgatttcattgttgtctgGAGCTCCTAGTGAGGAGGTCTCAAAGTATGGCCTGAGGGCCCTGGCaataacctgcccagggtcacacagcctatatGTGTCAGACAGGGCATGTCCTCAACTTTTCAGAAGCAgcctggacttgggagtcagaagttATCTTCGTCCTATCCCTGTCCTTATAAGACATGTAACACTGGATAAGTGATGACTTCTCTCAAGCCTCAGACTGTAAAAATGGCCGTTATTATTCTTGTCCTACCCTCCCAGGACTAACGTTTTATAAGTCCCCCCCCTCCAGTTTTGACATTGTGTTTTCTAAGACCCCCCCCTCATtagttctgatattctatgttttaTAGTCTAAGGTCAAATGTATAATTTAATCATGGAGGTTGTTGTTGAGGCTATGACGTATCAGTGAGTTACTGGGAAAGACTTGGGGCGGGTGAGGTTCTACACTCCTCAGCCAAAAATCCCAAAGACCCCTAGTCCTAAACCTCATACCTGTTAGGGCCAGAAGGGATTTTTGAGTTCATATAGTGCACCTTCCCCCCAAACACACTTTACAAAAGGGGAACCGAAGGCCTGGAGGTGGAGGAATGACTTGCCAGCAGTCAGATGGTGAGTATACCttgttcttccctcttctcttgccCCATGCCCCTGC includes:
- the ANKLE1 gene encoding ankyrin repeat and LEM domain-containing protein 1, whose amino-acid sequence is MAAMGPWTADWTEESADGPGSALPGPGTSAAALALARRLREALLDGQAGEVESLLKLGADPNLVLPDGVAAVHLAAGNERDSGLQCLAVLLRHGADPNARSEDALTPVHVAASWGCYKCLKLLLREGGDPKLQDQDGKQALDLALEQGKEECVEILREHAGPEEEVLPYQTLCRGEDQVNGFSALNGEDLDTSIWGLSDMTFSPRPLGSRVRALLDGSELEGEASETRHALPSQTLPAHPQLSQGKGLGLDKLSGPDFSFPVPLFPQPTSSPSPTPRLGSVPHLGLEDISPDHSCLFHPGSDYSCEDQDETVLSSLPADTETSSGDSFLTAVEAFGPDAQTPSAVPSSPIIPDATGAVPSQPWNSGSGSQPGSTTGTSPSQRVPLGRCSPDSRVPQTSGPPRKHLAYAALRAELRAMVQNAGHSQPTLDESGIDPVIHLNGQLRGLVLNSPPEPQDFVTTRTPCKLQGLAFHNDKSVEQGPPLKVLPGRCGPGSKNNESPGEGNHLALDSLEEGRATGNLAEFTEDIPSNDFLTDDKTSQSSEDGASMWLTEDGEDEEDHVPQGLIRKLPGPPRACPILHPQLLPVEPSGPEPIEPVRADPKAGPSFLGQHLLHSEDPVMDGQHSCHPFTSFLPRDPSTLSNQELLQHLRALGESPGPVTPFTRQHRLKGLKEGSPRGPAAPAGYSPELTLALQTGCVPNAQDDEDVLAQQFDQPDPSQRWREGIVKSSFTYLLLDPRVTQNLPSQCHILSQAECFQTFIHAIFYVGKGTRTRPYSHLSEALRHQRNGQKQTCPKVQRILNIWASGHGVVSLHCFQNVIAVEAYTREACLVDALGMQVLSNQKKGHYYGVVASWPAHRRRRLGVHLLHRALGIFLAEGERQLRPPDIQVGT